Proteins from a single region of Methanotorris igneus Kol 5:
- a CDS encoding 50S ribosomal protein L30e, translating to MDINKAIRTAVDTGKVILGSKRTIKFIKHGEGKLVIIAGNCPKELEEDVKYYAKLSDIPVYTHNVTSLELGAICGKPFPVAALLVLEEGNSNILSLIKEGNSGDI from the coding sequence ATGGATATAAATAAGGCAATTAGAACTGCGGTTGATACTGGAAAAGTTATATTAGGTTCAAAAAGAACAATAAAATTCATAAAACACGGAGAAGGTAAATTGGTTATTATTGCTGGTAACTGTCCAAAAGAACTTGAAGAGGATGTAAAATACTATGCAAAACTCTCAGATATTCCAGTTTATACCCACAATGTAACATCATTAGAATTAGGGGCTATCTGTGGGAAACCTTTCCCAGTTGCTGCACTTCTTGTCCTCGAAGAAGGGAACTCAAATATTTTGAGTTTAATAAAAGAAGGAAATTCAGGTGATATTTAA